The proteins below come from a single Lepeophtheirus salmonis chromosome 4, UVic_Lsal_1.4, whole genome shotgun sequence genomic window:
- the LOC121116091 gene encoding uncharacterized protein isoform X1 — protein sequence MDGYNRGLHLSSPHTTSSTPTTSFPTLLEDGEENYSSYHPVDSPDSVRRSIGGSTPTRRRLPSINSCKKSSKSFDSGIAGLLLSSPSPPPTARIMSIAEERHHITTSTHHHSSSFSSSNPRSSNTIFLSNPSATSLCSPHLPPPQQQPPSSPSFKKTPLFSPRRSVETSSEFSAFSTSNTNSSISAVHHRTLSPSNLPHSSSSSKSSPIHRGSPPVLRSSISFHSNEDSSESPNEASPLSPSSPPGYRASRRMLPETPSYSSSRSVTYSGARSSPYLSSDRTFAWQSMHSHESSIDSGVYSRSTTSDSINFRGSSGIRNICSPAGVSGTESPSILYRSGGGGGVSSSSHSNWRRSFGAPIRSWYLEEDDTFFKSRRSSLPDDEEGENEDVLISRNNNINNESSSMGKSSSCGYYNLPPSSVVHQPAEAPSLSTSLTPPLSSLGNNTNASSRTVHFESFPSKSDPPLTASTAAAATTAVAAEFCDNVKSYDITTIYTSNIATATLSENAPRHIISSSSSSSSLISKAPSSSSPSTSSSSMAFETPKLRDMKSHSFPPSWSPSKASLSSGEQSLATTYPIIEHSLLKEIGEQGSSYLNEDFETYLTINSDERKQKWIHDSLKFDDYRLPSYKSSLAYTPILSSSSSIFTPHTPPPQPLSTTETTMTTTSFGPHTRGTFDDDEEEDEDEKEESILGSDNDEQENSKDYIKGGYHPVKIGDLFHNRYHVVRKLGWGHFSTVWLCWDLTDKKFVALKVVKSATHYTETALDEIKLLKCVRESDGIDPFRERCVQLLDDFKISGVNGTHVCMVFEVLGHNLLKFIIRSNYQGIPLYNVKVIMKQVLEGLHYLHTKCQIIHTDLKPENVLVCVDEAHIRKIAADATYFHKMGMKLPCSAVSTAPKELREVDMNAKMSKSKKKKLKKRAKRNQALMEEAMNHIEEVEKEEMNSVMNGNPDDLTTNGQNGSNNANTPGEEEEETKVKDIEKRKSFADMKLAEVAVGSQWNLESHPDAMMNGHDNDKNPTSPISVTKTSEYPPNKQDPVFEIVRDLQVKIADLGNACWVNHHFTEDIQTRQYRSLEVLLGAEYGTPADIWSTACMAFEMVTGDYLFEPHSGEDYSRDEDHLAHIIELVGPIPRNIAFSGKHSRDFFTKKGELRHIVKLKPWSLYEVLIEKYEWDKKIAKDFTDWLVPMLNFDPVERATAEQCLKHPFLSDV from the exons ATGGATGGTTATAACAGAGGACTTCATCTGAGCTCTCCACACACTACGTCGTCTACTCCCACAACGTCTTTTCCGACGCTATTGGAAGATGGCGAAGAGAACTATTCTTCATACCACCCCGTGGACTCACCTGACTCAGTTCGTAGATCTATTGGTGGGAGCACACCTACTCGGAGACGCCTTCCCTCAATAAATTCATGTAAGAAAAGTAGCAAGAGTTTCGATTCTGGTATTGCCGGTCTGCTATTATCATCACCTTCTCCACCACCAACAGCGCGTATCATGTCTATAGCCGAGGAACGTCATCACATTACTACTTCGACTCACCAccactcttcttctttttcgtCTTCCAATCCACGTTCGTCTAATACTATTTTTCTCTCCAACCCATCTGCTACTTCTCTGTGTTCTCCACACCTACCACCACCGCAACAACAACCTCCATCGAGCCCATCCTTCAAAAAAACACCTCTCTTTAGTCCCCGTCGATCCGTCGAAACGTCATCCGAATTCAGTGCCTTTTCAACCTCAAATACAAATAGTAGTATAAGTGCTGTACATCATCGTACTCTCTCGCCCAGCAATCTCCCTCACTCTTCATCCTCTAGCAAATCATCTCCAATTCATAG GGGCTCTCCCCCTGTATTGAGATCCTCGATATCTTTTCATTCGAATGAAGATTCATCTGAAAGCCCGAATGAAGCATCTCCTTTGAGTCCCTCTTCACCTCCAGGATATAGAGCAAGTCGAAGGATGCTCCCTGAAACTCCTTCATATTCTTCGTCTAGATCTGTGACTTATAGTGGAGCTAGAAGCTCTCCCTATCTCTCTAGTGATAGAACTTTTGCTTGGCAATCAATGCATTCCCACGAATCATCTATTGACTCTGGTGTCTACTCCCGAAGTACTACGAGTGACTCCATTAATTTTAG aGGCTCTTCTGGAATTAGAAATATATGTTCTCCTGCGGGAGTGTCTGGTACGGAGTCTCCTAGTATTTTATATAGgagtggtggtggtggtggcgTATCCTCTTCTTCCCATTCAAACTGGCGTCGCTCTTTTGGAGCACCCATAAGAAGTTGGTATCTTGAAGAGGATGATACATTTTTCAAGAGCCGACGGAGTAGCCTACCTGATGATGAAGAAGGAGAAAACGAAGACGTTTTAATTAGtaggaataataatattaataatgagtcGTCCTCTATGGGGAAATCCTCATCATGCGGATATTACAATCTACCACCAAGTTCTGTTGTACATCAACCAGCAGAAGCTCCTTCTTTGTCAACGTCATTAACACCACCTCTCAGCTCCCTTGGAAATAATACGAATGCCTCTTCAAGAACTGTACACTTTGAGTCTTTTCCTTCTAAGAGTGATCCTCCTCTTACTGCTTCTACTGCCGCTGCCGCCACCACTGCTGTTGCTGCTGAATTCTGTGATAATgtaaaaagttatgatattACTACTATTTATACTTCTAATATTGCTACTGCTACTCTATCTGAAAATGCACCACGACATATCATTTCTTCATCCTCTTCATCTTCTTCCCTGATTTCCAAGGCCCCTTCCTCCTCTTCGCCATCCACTTCCTCTTCTTCTATGGCGTTTGAAACTCCCAAACTTCGTGATATGAAAAGCCATTCCTTTCCACCCTCATGGTCCCCTTCCAAAGCCTCACTCAGTAGTGGGGAACAAAGTCTAGCCACCACATACCCAATCATAGAACACTCTCTTCTCAAAGAAATAGGAGAACAAGGCTCCTCTTACCTTAATGAAGACTTTGAGACTTATTTGACCATCAATTCTGATGAACGTAAGCAAAAATGGATCCATGACTCACTTAAATTTGATGATTATCGCTTACCGTCTTACAAATCATCACTCGCATATACTCCAATTTTGTCATCTTCTTCCTCTATTTTTACACCGCATACTCCTCCACCACAACCTCTCTCAACAACGGAAACAACAATGACTACAACATCCTTTGG GCCTCACACCCGGGGTACatttgatgatgatgaagaagaagacgAGGACGAAAAGGAAGAAAGTATTCTTGGATCTGACAATGATGAGCAAGAAAATTCAAAGGACTACATCAAAG gtGGGTACCATCCTGTTAAGATCGGAGATCTCTTTCACAATCGCTATCACGTCGTACGAAAATTGGGATGGGGTCATTTTTCAACTGTTTGGCTCTGTTGGGACTTGAC tgatAAAAAGTTTGTCGCCTTGAAAGTTGTAAAAAGTGCTACACATTACACGGAGACTGCTTTGGATGAAATCAAACTGCTCAAATGT GTCCGTGAAAGTGATGGTATTGATCCTTTTCGGGAAAGGTGTGTCCAACTCTTGGATGATTTCAAGATAAGTGGTGTAAATGGCACTCATGTGTGCATGGTTTTCGAAGTCTTGGGACATAActtgttgaaatttataatCCGTAGTAATTATCAAGGAATTCCCTTATATAATGTCAAAGTAATAATGAAGCAG GTGCTGGAGGGGCTTCATTACCTTCATACAAAATGTCAGATTATTCATACGGATTTAAAGCCTGAAAATGTTTTGGTATGTGTTGATGAAGCGCACATTCGAAAAATTGCTGCCGATGCAACATACTTTCACAAAATGGGGATGAAGTTACCTTGTTCTGCCg TGAGTACTGCTCCTAAGGAACTGCGAGAAGTTGATATGAATGCGAAAATGTCAaagtccaaaaagaaaaaactaaaaaagagaGCCAAACGAAATCAGGCTCTGATGGAGGAGGCTATGAATCATATCGAAGAAGTTGAGAAAGAGGAAATGAATTCCGTCATGAATGGCAATCCTGATGATTTGACGACAAATGGACAAAACGGTTCAAACAATGCTAATACACCAGGAGAAGAGGAGGAGGAAACCAAAGTTAAAG ATATTGAGAAAAGAAAATCGTTTGCGGACATGAAATTGGCTGAAGTTGCAGTTGGTTCTCAATGGAATCTAGAATCACATCCAGATGCAATGATGAATGGACATGATAACGACAAAAACCCCACGTCCCCCATATCCGTTACCAAAACAAGTGAATATCCACCTAACAAACAAGATCCGGTATTCGAAATTGTCCGTGATCTACAAGTCAAAATTGCGGATTTGGGCAATGCATGTTGGGTG aATCATCATTTCACGGAAGATATTCAAACACGTCAATATCGTAGTTTGGAAGTATTATTGGGCGCGGAATATGGTACTCCCGCGGATATTTGGTCCACTGCTTGTATGGCTTTTGAAATGGTTACTGGTGACTATTTGTTTGAACCTCATAGTGGTGAGGATTATTCAAGAGATGAGGATCATCTCGCTCATATTATCGAACTGGTTGGACCTATTCCTAGAAATATTGCTTTTTCTGGAAAGCATTCTCGAGATTTTTTTACCAAGAAAG gaGAATTGAGgcatattgtaaaattaaaaccctGGTCTTTGTATGAAGTATTAATCGAAAAATACGAGTGGGATAAGAAAATAGCTAAAGATTTTACTGATTGGCTTGTACCTATGCTTAACTTTGATCCAGTTGAGCGTGCAACTGCCGAACAGTGTCTCAAACATCCCTTCCTGAGTGATGTATGA
- the LOC121116091 gene encoding uncharacterized protein isoform X2: MDGYNRGLHLSSPHTTSSTPTTSFPTLLEDGEENYSSYHPVDSPDSVRRSIGGSTPTRRRLPSINSCKKSSKSFDSGIAGLLLSSPSPPPTARIMSIAEERHHITTSTHHHSSSFSSSNPRSSNTIFLSNPSATSLCSPHLPPPQQQPPSSPSFKKTPLFSPRRSVETSSEFSAFSTSNTNSSISAVHHRTLSPSNLPHSSSSSKSSPIHRGSPPVLRSSISFHSNEDSSESPNEASPLSPSSPPGYRASRRMLPETPSYSSSRSVTYSGARSSPYLSSDRTFAWQSMHSHESSIDSGVYSRSTTSDSINFRNICSPAGVSGTESPSILYRSGGGGGVSSSSHSNWRRSFGAPIRSWYLEEDDTFFKSRRSSLPDDEEGENEDVLISRNNNINNESSSMGKSSSCGYYNLPPSSVVHQPAEAPSLSTSLTPPLSSLGNNTNASSRTVHFESFPSKSDPPLTASTAAAATTAVAAEFCDNVKSYDITTIYTSNIATATLSENAPRHIISSSSSSSSLISKAPSSSSPSTSSSSMAFETPKLRDMKSHSFPPSWSPSKASLSSGEQSLATTYPIIEHSLLKEIGEQGSSYLNEDFETYLTINSDERKQKWIHDSLKFDDYRLPSYKSSLAYTPILSSSSSIFTPHTPPPQPLSTTETTMTTTSFGPHTRGTFDDDEEEDEDEKEESILGSDNDEQENSKDYIKGGYHPVKIGDLFHNRYHVVRKLGWGHFSTVWLCWDLTDKKFVALKVVKSATHYTETALDEIKLLKCVRESDGIDPFRERCVQLLDDFKISGVNGTHVCMVFEVLGHNLLKFIIRSNYQGIPLYNVKVIMKQVLEGLHYLHTKCQIIHTDLKPENVLVCVDEAHIRKIAADATYFHKMGMKLPCSAVSTAPKELREVDMNAKMSKSKKKKLKKRAKRNQALMEEAMNHIEEVEKEEMNSVMNGNPDDLTTNGQNGSNNANTPGEEEEETKVKDIEKRKSFADMKLAEVAVGSQWNLESHPDAMMNGHDNDKNPTSPISVTKTSEYPPNKQDPVFEIVRDLQVKIADLGNACWVNHHFTEDIQTRQYRSLEVLLGAEYGTPADIWSTACMAFEMVTGDYLFEPHSGEDYSRDEDHLAHIIELVGPIPRNIAFSGKHSRDFFTKKGELRHIVKLKPWSLYEVLIEKYEWDKKIAKDFTDWLVPMLNFDPVERATAEQCLKHPFLSDV, from the exons ATGGATGGTTATAACAGAGGACTTCATCTGAGCTCTCCACACACTACGTCGTCTACTCCCACAACGTCTTTTCCGACGCTATTGGAAGATGGCGAAGAGAACTATTCTTCATACCACCCCGTGGACTCACCTGACTCAGTTCGTAGATCTATTGGTGGGAGCACACCTACTCGGAGACGCCTTCCCTCAATAAATTCATGTAAGAAAAGTAGCAAGAGTTTCGATTCTGGTATTGCCGGTCTGCTATTATCATCACCTTCTCCACCACCAACAGCGCGTATCATGTCTATAGCCGAGGAACGTCATCACATTACTACTTCGACTCACCAccactcttcttctttttcgtCTTCCAATCCACGTTCGTCTAATACTATTTTTCTCTCCAACCCATCTGCTACTTCTCTGTGTTCTCCACACCTACCACCACCGCAACAACAACCTCCATCGAGCCCATCCTTCAAAAAAACACCTCTCTTTAGTCCCCGTCGATCCGTCGAAACGTCATCCGAATTCAGTGCCTTTTCAACCTCAAATACAAATAGTAGTATAAGTGCTGTACATCATCGTACTCTCTCGCCCAGCAATCTCCCTCACTCTTCATCCTCTAGCAAATCATCTCCAATTCATAG GGGCTCTCCCCCTGTATTGAGATCCTCGATATCTTTTCATTCGAATGAAGATTCATCTGAAAGCCCGAATGAAGCATCTCCTTTGAGTCCCTCTTCACCTCCAGGATATAGAGCAAGTCGAAGGATGCTCCCTGAAACTCCTTCATATTCTTCGTCTAGATCTGTGACTTATAGTGGAGCTAGAAGCTCTCCCTATCTCTCTAGTGATAGAACTTTTGCTTGGCAATCAATGCATTCCCACGAATCATCTATTGACTCTGGTGTCTACTCCCGAAGTACTACGAGTGACTCCATTAATTTTAG AAATATATGTTCTCCTGCGGGAGTGTCTGGTACGGAGTCTCCTAGTATTTTATATAGgagtggtggtggtggtggcgTATCCTCTTCTTCCCATTCAAACTGGCGTCGCTCTTTTGGAGCACCCATAAGAAGTTGGTATCTTGAAGAGGATGATACATTTTTCAAGAGCCGACGGAGTAGCCTACCTGATGATGAAGAAGGAGAAAACGAAGACGTTTTAATTAGtaggaataataatattaataatgagtcGTCCTCTATGGGGAAATCCTCATCATGCGGATATTACAATCTACCACCAAGTTCTGTTGTACATCAACCAGCAGAAGCTCCTTCTTTGTCAACGTCATTAACACCACCTCTCAGCTCCCTTGGAAATAATACGAATGCCTCTTCAAGAACTGTACACTTTGAGTCTTTTCCTTCTAAGAGTGATCCTCCTCTTACTGCTTCTACTGCCGCTGCCGCCACCACTGCTGTTGCTGCTGAATTCTGTGATAATgtaaaaagttatgatattACTACTATTTATACTTCTAATATTGCTACTGCTACTCTATCTGAAAATGCACCACGACATATCATTTCTTCATCCTCTTCATCTTCTTCCCTGATTTCCAAGGCCCCTTCCTCCTCTTCGCCATCCACTTCCTCTTCTTCTATGGCGTTTGAAACTCCCAAACTTCGTGATATGAAAAGCCATTCCTTTCCACCCTCATGGTCCCCTTCCAAAGCCTCACTCAGTAGTGGGGAACAAAGTCTAGCCACCACATACCCAATCATAGAACACTCTCTTCTCAAAGAAATAGGAGAACAAGGCTCCTCTTACCTTAATGAAGACTTTGAGACTTATTTGACCATCAATTCTGATGAACGTAAGCAAAAATGGATCCATGACTCACTTAAATTTGATGATTATCGCTTACCGTCTTACAAATCATCACTCGCATATACTCCAATTTTGTCATCTTCTTCCTCTATTTTTACACCGCATACTCCTCCACCACAACCTCTCTCAACAACGGAAACAACAATGACTACAACATCCTTTGG GCCTCACACCCGGGGTACatttgatgatgatgaagaagaagacgAGGACGAAAAGGAAGAAAGTATTCTTGGATCTGACAATGATGAGCAAGAAAATTCAAAGGACTACATCAAAG gtGGGTACCATCCTGTTAAGATCGGAGATCTCTTTCACAATCGCTATCACGTCGTACGAAAATTGGGATGGGGTCATTTTTCAACTGTTTGGCTCTGTTGGGACTTGAC tgatAAAAAGTTTGTCGCCTTGAAAGTTGTAAAAAGTGCTACACATTACACGGAGACTGCTTTGGATGAAATCAAACTGCTCAAATGT GTCCGTGAAAGTGATGGTATTGATCCTTTTCGGGAAAGGTGTGTCCAACTCTTGGATGATTTCAAGATAAGTGGTGTAAATGGCACTCATGTGTGCATGGTTTTCGAAGTCTTGGGACATAActtgttgaaatttataatCCGTAGTAATTATCAAGGAATTCCCTTATATAATGTCAAAGTAATAATGAAGCAG GTGCTGGAGGGGCTTCATTACCTTCATACAAAATGTCAGATTATTCATACGGATTTAAAGCCTGAAAATGTTTTGGTATGTGTTGATGAAGCGCACATTCGAAAAATTGCTGCCGATGCAACATACTTTCACAAAATGGGGATGAAGTTACCTTGTTCTGCCg TGAGTACTGCTCCTAAGGAACTGCGAGAAGTTGATATGAATGCGAAAATGTCAaagtccaaaaagaaaaaactaaaaaagagaGCCAAACGAAATCAGGCTCTGATGGAGGAGGCTATGAATCATATCGAAGAAGTTGAGAAAGAGGAAATGAATTCCGTCATGAATGGCAATCCTGATGATTTGACGACAAATGGACAAAACGGTTCAAACAATGCTAATACACCAGGAGAAGAGGAGGAGGAAACCAAAGTTAAAG ATATTGAGAAAAGAAAATCGTTTGCGGACATGAAATTGGCTGAAGTTGCAGTTGGTTCTCAATGGAATCTAGAATCACATCCAGATGCAATGATGAATGGACATGATAACGACAAAAACCCCACGTCCCCCATATCCGTTACCAAAACAAGTGAATATCCACCTAACAAACAAGATCCGGTATTCGAAATTGTCCGTGATCTACAAGTCAAAATTGCGGATTTGGGCAATGCATGTTGGGTG aATCATCATTTCACGGAAGATATTCAAACACGTCAATATCGTAGTTTGGAAGTATTATTGGGCGCGGAATATGGTACTCCCGCGGATATTTGGTCCACTGCTTGTATGGCTTTTGAAATGGTTACTGGTGACTATTTGTTTGAACCTCATAGTGGTGAGGATTATTCAAGAGATGAGGATCATCTCGCTCATATTATCGAACTGGTTGGACCTATTCCTAGAAATATTGCTTTTTCTGGAAAGCATTCTCGAGATTTTTTTACCAAGAAAG gaGAATTGAGgcatattgtaaaattaaaaccctGGTCTTTGTATGAAGTATTAATCGAAAAATACGAGTGGGATAAGAAAATAGCTAAAGATTTTACTGATTGGCTTGTACCTATGCTTAACTTTGATCCAGTTGAGCGTGCAACTGCCGAACAGTGTCTCAAACATCCCTTCCTGAGTGATGTATGA